From Gemmatimonadaceae bacterium:
CGGTCAGATGGGCCATCGCGATCATCCCCTTGTGATGCTCGCTCATCATACGCAGAAAGTCGCGGTCCGGATCGCTGGTGGCACCACCGCTGACTGTCATGTTGCCAACGGTGCTCATGGCGCGGTGGTCCATTCCGGCCATGCTGCCGCTATCGGGTGCAGCCGCGCTCGTCAATGAACCGGCCACTACCGCAGCCGCGGTGTCACCAGTGGTCGGTCGATCCGTCTTGGGCGAACAGGCTGTCGTCAGCGCAAACGTCGACACGGCGAAGAGACGTGCCCCGACCCAGACGCCCTCACGGCATGCGCGCTGACCACTTTGAAACTTCCTCAAATCCTGCATGACTGCCTCGTGGAGAAGAAGGAACTCTCGCGGCACGCCGCCGCATTCGCGACCTCGGCAGGCGTGCGTAGGCACGGCTCTGGAAGGTACCTTTACTCAGGATAAAGGACTTCAGCACAAAGCGTACCGTCGGTGACCGAAACGTGCCGTGAGTTCTCGACATTCTCTGCGTGCATGCCTTGGCTCAAGGCGAACACATCCATCGCCCTCTGCCGTCAAGCCGGCAGCTCCGTCGCGACGAGCGTTGCCGTGACCAGCAGGATACCGATGCCAATGCCGAGCTCGAGCCACGCGCTGATGCGAAATGCCGATACGGCTTGTCCCTTCTCCAAGCGTGGCAGCACGAAGCGCCAATTCCAGCCACCCAATGCCAGTGTGGGCATCACGAGGAGCACCTTGAGCAGCACGAGGCGCGCGTAGGA
This genomic window contains:
- a CDS encoding DUF305 domain-containing protein: MPTHACRGRECGGVPREFLLLHEAVMQDLRKFQSGQRACREGVWVGARLFAVSTFALTTACSPKTDRPTTGDTAAAVVAGSLTSAAAPDSGSMAGMDHRAMSTVGNMTVSGGATSDPDRDFLRMMSEHHKGMIAMAHLTVEEKRGSATTQADAEMLDTKQDAELDSMVTKLERQYKDRYDPKIRPDNQRMLDQLKPLSGAAFDRMFYHHVVQHHQQATQMIDHYLPMLKDAKVKALAERMKRDQTREIAQFQRKVSGQ